One window of Streptomyces sp. NBC_00273 genomic DNA carries:
- a CDS encoding winged helix-turn-helix domain-containing protein, whose amino-acid sequence MLRFHFTAEDLALVRVTVLGPLAETQLSLWNLQRRDGKALYGGWRMRTGPLVTSDGPDTARFLSRPAGGLVDLFTLVGAAGCMDEGVERLSSAPDRRLRAEFAVLPPTDRWRAPWLTEAMHADPRAVRRLAAALQDCHRVAVAPYWGRIHQHLDGEVARRGRLMVEGGVGALLNSLRPMALWKAPVLEIPGYRPLAHPDADFHLAGRPLVLAPSVFCGPVPQLFASLQSDTVVMVYPALNNPVEAAGLWAPPADSRQVDSPVPPALSALLGRTRAVVLCVIADHPACTTTQLAQRAGISPASASEHATTLRSAGLTTLTRERKAALHTLTRFGLALLNSNGSAPSST is encoded by the coding sequence GTGCTGCGGTTTCACTTCACTGCAGAGGATCTGGCGCTGGTGCGGGTCACTGTTCTGGGTCCCCTCGCGGAGACGCAGCTGAGTTTGTGGAACCTCCAGCGGCGTGACGGCAAGGCACTGTACGGCGGCTGGCGCATGCGCACCGGCCCGCTGGTCACCAGCGACGGGCCGGACACCGCACGGTTCCTCAGCCGCCCCGCCGGGGGGCTGGTGGATCTGTTCACCCTGGTCGGCGCGGCAGGCTGTATGGACGAGGGGGTAGAGCGGCTGAGCAGTGCGCCCGACCGTCGGCTGCGCGCGGAGTTCGCCGTCCTTCCGCCCACGGACAGGTGGCGGGCGCCGTGGCTGACCGAAGCGATGCATGCCGACCCGCGGGCCGTACGAAGGCTGGCCGCCGCACTGCAGGACTGCCACCGCGTCGCGGTGGCCCCGTACTGGGGGCGAATCCACCAGCACCTGGACGGGGAAGTGGCCCGGCGCGGGAGGCTCATGGTGGAGGGCGGGGTGGGGGCACTGCTGAACAGCCTGCGCCCGATGGCCTTGTGGAAGGCGCCCGTGCTGGAGATCCCGGGCTACCGGCCGCTGGCCCACCCGGATGCCGACTTCCACCTGGCGGGTCGTCCGCTCGTTCTGGCTCCATCGGTGTTCTGCGGGCCGGTTCCCCAGTTGTTCGCCAGCCTCCAGTCCGACACGGTCGTCATGGTGTATCCGGCGCTGAACAACCCGGTGGAGGCGGCAGGCCTATGGGCTCCCCCCGCCGATTCGCGCCAGGTCGATTCCCCCGTACCACCCGCTCTGTCCGCGCTCCTCGGCCGTACCAGGGCGGTCGTGTTGTGCGTGATAGCCGACCATCCGGCATGCACCACTACGCAGCTCGCCCAAAGGGCGGGCATCTCACCTGCTAGCGCGAGCGAGCACGCCACCACGCTGCGCAGTGCCGGGCTGACCACCCTCACCCGGGAGCGGAAGGCCGCCCTTCACACGTTGACCCGTTTCGGTCTCGCCCTGCTGAACTCCAACGGCTCGGCCCCGTCCAGTACCTGA